The following proteins are encoded in a genomic region of Drosophila bipectinata strain 14024-0381.07 chromosome XL, DbipHiC1v2, whole genome shotgun sequence:
- the ewg gene encoding DNA-binding protein Ewg isoform X2 translates to MLDEDIQSLGSEDDDDDLISSDGSLYEGDLGPLPVNDDVAHQLAAAGPVGVAAAAAIASSKKRKRPHCFETNPSVRKRQQNRLLRKLRGIIYEFTGRVGKQAVVLVATPGKPNTSYKVFGAKPLEDVLRNLKNIVMDELDNALAQQAPPPPQDDPSLFELPGLVIDGIPTPVEKMTQAQLRAFIPLMLKYSTGRGKPGWGRESTRPPWWPKELPWANVRMDARSEDDKQKISWTHALRKIVINCYKYHGREDLLPTFADDEDKVNALISQSGDEDEDMELSNPPTIHTVTTMTPPTGNSNQPQQVNVVKINSAGTVITTHTAQSNTPAPTIIQSTNNQHVTTTATLPASTKIEICQAPASQQQQQSQQQQQQHHHHHQQQQSQHHQTTGLPSTVHIQPVSGGQPQTIQLTTASGTATATAVPTTAAAVSAAAAAAAAAQSNAAQTVTAQQIANAQVCIEPITLSDVDYTTQTVLSQNADGTVSLIQVDPNNPIITLPDGTTAQVQGVATLHQGEGGATIQTVQSLTDVNGHENMTVDLTETQDGQIFITTEDGQGYPVSVSNVISVPVSMYQSVMANMQQITNSDGTVCLAPMQI, encoded by the exons ATGCTGGACGAGGACATCCAGTCGCTGGGCTCcgaggacgacgacgatgatcTGATCAGCAGCGACGGCAGCCTGTACGAGGGCGATCTTGGGCCCCTGCCCGTCAACGATGATGTGGCCCATCAGCTGGCAGCCGCCGGGCCGGTGGGAGtggccgctgctgccgccatCGCCAGTTCGAAGAAACGGAAGCGTCCGCACTGTTTCGAGACGAATCCCTCGGTGCGGAAGCGGCAACAGAATCGCCTGCTGCGGAAGCTGAGAGGCATTATCTACGAGTTCACCGGGCGGGTGGGCAAGCAggcggtggtgctggtggCCACGCCGGGCAAGCCCAACACCAGTTACAAGGTGTTCGGGGCCAAGCCGCTGGAGGATGTGCTGCGCAATCTGAAGAACATTGTGATGGACGAGCTGGACAATGCCCTGGCCCAGCAGGCGCCACCACCGCCCCAGGACGATCCGTCGCTGTTCGAGCTGCCCGGTCTGGTGATCGATGGCATACCCACGCCCGTGGAGAAGATGACCCAGGCCCAGTTGCGGGCCTTCATTCCGCTGATGCTCAAGTACTCCACCGGACGGGGCAAGCCCGGTTGGGGCAGGGAATCGACCCGGCCGCCATGGTGGCCCAAGGAACTGCCCTGGGCCAATGTCAGGATGGATGCCCGTTCGGAGGACGACAAACAGAAG ATCAGCTGGACCCATGCCCTGAGGAAGATCGTGATCAACTGCTACAAGTACCATGGCCGGGAGGATCTGCTGCcgacgttcgccgatgatgaGGACAAGGTGAACGCACTGATCTCGCAATCGGgtgacgaggacgaggacatGGAGCTCTCCAATCCCCCGACCATACACACGGTCACCACCATGACACCACCCACGGGCAACAGCAAT CAACCGCAACAGGTGAACGTCGTTAAGATCAACAGCGCCGGCACAGTGATCACCACGCACACGGCCCAAAGCAACACGCCAGCGCCGACGATTATTCAGAGTACCAATAACCAGCACGTGACCACGACGGCCACGCTGCCCGCCTCCACAAAGATCGAGATCTGCCAGGCGCCCGCCtcccaacaacagcaacagtcccagcaacagcagcagcagcatcatcatcaccatcagcagcaacagagcCAACACCATCAGACCACCGGACTGCCCAGCACGGTGCACATCCAGCCGGTGAGCGGCGGCCAGCCGCAGACCATCCAGCTGACCACCGCCAGTGGCACGGCCACAGCGACAGCGGTGCCGACAACAGCCGCAGCTGTAAGTGCCGCTGCTGCCGCGGCAGCGGCCGCCCAATCGAATGCCGCCCAAACGGTCACTGCCCAGCAGATCGCCAATGCCCAAGTCTGCATCGAGCCCATAACGCTGAGCGACGTTGAT tatACCACGCAGACGGTTCTATCGCAGAATGCTGATGGCACTGTGTCCCTGATTCAGGTGGATCCCAATAATCCCATCATAACCCTGCCGGATGGTACCACTGCTCAGGTTCAGGGTGTAGCAACG CTCCACCAAGGCGAAGGCGGTGCCACCATCCAGACAGTCCAGAGTCTCACGGACGTCAATGGCCATGAGAACATGACCGTGGATCTCACCGAGACGCAAGATGGCCAAATATTCATCACCACCGAGGATGGTCAGG GGTATCCGGTGTCGGTGAGCAATGTGATCTCGGTGCCCGTCTCCATGTACCAGTCCGTGATGGCCAACATGCAGCAGATAACGAACAGTGACGGCACCGTGTGCCTGGCGCCCATGCAG ataTGA
- the ewg gene encoding DNA-binding protein Ewg isoform X5 has product MLDEDIQSLGSEDDDDDLISSDGSLYEGDLGPLPVNDDVAHQLAAAGPVGVAAAAAIASSKKRKRPHCFETNPSVRKRQQNRLLRKLRGIIYEFTGRVGKQAVVLVATPGKPNTSYKVFGAKPLEDVLRNLKNIVMDELDNALAQQAPPPPQDDPSLFELPGLVIDGIPTPVEKMTQAQLRAFIPLMLKYSTGRGKPGWGRESTRPPWWPKELPWANVRMDARSEDDKQKISWTHALRKIVINCYKYHGREDLLPTFADDEDKVNALISQSGDEDEDMELSNPPTIHTVTTMTPPTGNSNQPQQVNVVKINSAGTVITTHTAQSNTPAPTIIQSTNNQHVTTTATLPASTKIEICQAPASQQQQQSQQQQQQHHHHHQQQQSQHHQTTGLPSTVHIQPVSGGQPQTIQLTTASGTATATAVPTTAAAVSAAAAAAAAAQSNAAQTVTAQQIANAQVCIEPITLSDVDYTTQTVLSQNADGTVSLIQVDPNNPIITLPDGTTAQVQGVATLHQGEGGATIQTVQSLTDVNGHENMTVDLTETQDGQIFITTEDGQGYPVSVSNVISVPVSMYQSVMANMQQITNSDGTVCLAPMQVENGDQLETITVSPGMHQMMIQGGPGQEPQLVQVVSLKDATLLSKAMEAINSGNVKTEDTIIMEQ; this is encoded by the exons ATGCTGGACGAGGACATCCAGTCGCTGGGCTCcgaggacgacgacgatgatcTGATCAGCAGCGACGGCAGCCTGTACGAGGGCGATCTTGGGCCCCTGCCCGTCAACGATGATGTGGCCCATCAGCTGGCAGCCGCCGGGCCGGTGGGAGtggccgctgctgccgccatCGCCAGTTCGAAGAAACGGAAGCGTCCGCACTGTTTCGAGACGAATCCCTCGGTGCGGAAGCGGCAACAGAATCGCCTGCTGCGGAAGCTGAGAGGCATTATCTACGAGTTCACCGGGCGGGTGGGCAAGCAggcggtggtgctggtggCCACGCCGGGCAAGCCCAACACCAGTTACAAGGTGTTCGGGGCCAAGCCGCTGGAGGATGTGCTGCGCAATCTGAAGAACATTGTGATGGACGAGCTGGACAATGCCCTGGCCCAGCAGGCGCCACCACCGCCCCAGGACGATCCGTCGCTGTTCGAGCTGCCCGGTCTGGTGATCGATGGCATACCCACGCCCGTGGAGAAGATGACCCAGGCCCAGTTGCGGGCCTTCATTCCGCTGATGCTCAAGTACTCCACCGGACGGGGCAAGCCCGGTTGGGGCAGGGAATCGACCCGGCCGCCATGGTGGCCCAAGGAACTGCCCTGGGCCAATGTCAGGATGGATGCCCGTTCGGAGGACGACAAACAGAAG ATCAGCTGGACCCATGCCCTGAGGAAGATCGTGATCAACTGCTACAAGTACCATGGCCGGGAGGATCTGCTGCcgacgttcgccgatgatgaGGACAAGGTGAACGCACTGATCTCGCAATCGGgtgacgaggacgaggacatGGAGCTCTCCAATCCCCCGACCATACACACGGTCACCACCATGACACCACCCACGGGCAACAGCAAT CAACCGCAACAGGTGAACGTCGTTAAGATCAACAGCGCCGGCACAGTGATCACCACGCACACGGCCCAAAGCAACACGCCAGCGCCGACGATTATTCAGAGTACCAATAACCAGCACGTGACCACGACGGCCACGCTGCCCGCCTCCACAAAGATCGAGATCTGCCAGGCGCCCGCCtcccaacaacagcaacagtcccagcaacagcagcagcagcatcatcatcaccatcagcagcaacagagcCAACACCATCAGACCACCGGACTGCCCAGCACGGTGCACATCCAGCCGGTGAGCGGCGGCCAGCCGCAGACCATCCAGCTGACCACCGCCAGTGGCACGGCCACAGCGACAGCGGTGCCGACAACAGCCGCAGCTGTAAGTGCCGCTGCTGCCGCGGCAGCGGCCGCCCAATCGAATGCCGCCCAAACGGTCACTGCCCAGCAGATCGCCAATGCCCAAGTCTGCATCGAGCCCATAACGCTGAGCGACGTTGAT tatACCACGCAGACGGTTCTATCGCAGAATGCTGATGGCACTGTGTCCCTGATTCAGGTGGATCCCAATAATCCCATCATAACCCTGCCGGATGGTACCACTGCTCAGGTTCAGGGTGTAGCAACG CTCCACCAAGGCGAAGGCGGTGCCACCATCCAGACAGTCCAGAGTCTCACGGACGTCAATGGCCATGAGAACATGACCGTGGATCTCACCGAGACGCAAGATGGCCAAATATTCATCACCACCGAGGATGGTCAGG GGTATCCGGTGTCGGTGAGCAATGTGATCTCGGTGCCCGTCTCCATGTACCAGTCCGTGATGGCCAACATGCAGCAGATAACGAACAGTGACGGCACCGTGTGCCTGGCGCCCATGCAG GTGGAAAACGGTGATCAATTGGAAACCATTACCGTCTCACCCGGCATGCACCAAATGATGATCCAAGGTGGACCCGGCCAGGAACCCCAACTGGTACAGGTCGTTAGTCTCAAGGATGCCACACTCCTCAGCAAGGCCATGGAGGCCATCAACTCTGGGAATGTCAAGACCGAGGATACGATTATAATGGAGCAATAG
- the ewg gene encoding DNA-binding protein Ewg isoform X1, whose translation MLDEDIQSLGSEDDDDDLISSDGSLYEGDLGPLPVNDDVAHQLAAAGPVGVAAAAAIASSKKRKRPHCFETNPSVRKRQQNRLLRKLRGIIYEFTGRVGKQAVVLVATPGKPNTSYKVFGAKPLEDVLRNLKNIVMDELDNALAQQAPPPPQDDPSLFELPGLVIDGIPTPVEKMTQAQLRAFIPLMLKYSTGRGKPGWGRESTRPPWWPKELPWANVRMDARSEDDKQKISWTHALRKIVINCYKYHGREDLLPTFADDEDKVNALISQSGDEDEDMELSNPPTIHTVTTMTPPTGNSNQPQQVNVVKINSAGTVITTHTAQSNTPAPTIIQSTNNQHVTTTATLPASTKIEICQAPASQQQQQSQQQQQQHHHHHQQQQSQHHQTTGLPSTVHIQPVSGGQPQTIQLTTASGTATATAVPTTAAAVSAAAAAAAAAQSNAAQTVTAQQIANAQVCIEPITLSDVDYTTQTVLSQNADGTVSLIQVDPNNPIITLPDGTTAQVQGVATLHQGEGGATIQTVQSLTDVNGHENMTVDLTETQDGQIFITTEDGQGYPVSVSNVISVPVSMYQSVMANMQQITNSDGTVCLAPMQVDTSGTRSTTAAGGGGGGANFAGVQCYSLISAGTAVGRRGGGATLVGQPATLQAASGGRYYLAATTTSSTTAAATSSSGSSFGGHQNNNNSVLANNNNSIKMPLPIVLATPAVGQVASTRSTRRGGNPGEVAVSPGSVSVAQRRRKPGGGGSGGSLKTKSTKSIEGTTNTTSSAAIRCVDSASLTNFHLQLPAKTIKLEHLE comes from the exons ATGCTGGACGAGGACATCCAGTCGCTGGGCTCcgaggacgacgacgatgatcTGATCAGCAGCGACGGCAGCCTGTACGAGGGCGATCTTGGGCCCCTGCCCGTCAACGATGATGTGGCCCATCAGCTGGCAGCCGCCGGGCCGGTGGGAGtggccgctgctgccgccatCGCCAGTTCGAAGAAACGGAAGCGTCCGCACTGTTTCGAGACGAATCCCTCGGTGCGGAAGCGGCAACAGAATCGCCTGCTGCGGAAGCTGAGAGGCATTATCTACGAGTTCACCGGGCGGGTGGGCAAGCAggcggtggtgctggtggCCACGCCGGGCAAGCCCAACACCAGTTACAAGGTGTTCGGGGCCAAGCCGCTGGAGGATGTGCTGCGCAATCTGAAGAACATTGTGATGGACGAGCTGGACAATGCCCTGGCCCAGCAGGCGCCACCACCGCCCCAGGACGATCCGTCGCTGTTCGAGCTGCCCGGTCTGGTGATCGATGGCATACCCACGCCCGTGGAGAAGATGACCCAGGCCCAGTTGCGGGCCTTCATTCCGCTGATGCTCAAGTACTCCACCGGACGGGGCAAGCCCGGTTGGGGCAGGGAATCGACCCGGCCGCCATGGTGGCCCAAGGAACTGCCCTGGGCCAATGTCAGGATGGATGCCCGTTCGGAGGACGACAAACAGAAG ATCAGCTGGACCCATGCCCTGAGGAAGATCGTGATCAACTGCTACAAGTACCATGGCCGGGAGGATCTGCTGCcgacgttcgccgatgatgaGGACAAGGTGAACGCACTGATCTCGCAATCGGgtgacgaggacgaggacatGGAGCTCTCCAATCCCCCGACCATACACACGGTCACCACCATGACACCACCCACGGGCAACAGCAAT CAACCGCAACAGGTGAACGTCGTTAAGATCAACAGCGCCGGCACAGTGATCACCACGCACACGGCCCAAAGCAACACGCCAGCGCCGACGATTATTCAGAGTACCAATAACCAGCACGTGACCACGACGGCCACGCTGCCCGCCTCCACAAAGATCGAGATCTGCCAGGCGCCCGCCtcccaacaacagcaacagtcccagcaacagcagcagcagcatcatcatcaccatcagcagcaacagagcCAACACCATCAGACCACCGGACTGCCCAGCACGGTGCACATCCAGCCGGTGAGCGGCGGCCAGCCGCAGACCATCCAGCTGACCACCGCCAGTGGCACGGCCACAGCGACAGCGGTGCCGACAACAGCCGCAGCTGTAAGTGCCGCTGCTGCCGCGGCAGCGGCCGCCCAATCGAATGCCGCCCAAACGGTCACTGCCCAGCAGATCGCCAATGCCCAAGTCTGCATCGAGCCCATAACGCTGAGCGACGTTGAT tatACCACGCAGACGGTTCTATCGCAGAATGCTGATGGCACTGTGTCCCTGATTCAGGTGGATCCCAATAATCCCATCATAACCCTGCCGGATGGTACCACTGCTCAGGTTCAGGGTGTAGCAACG CTCCACCAAGGCGAAGGCGGTGCCACCATCCAGACAGTCCAGAGTCTCACGGACGTCAATGGCCATGAGAACATGACCGTGGATCTCACCGAGACGCAAGATGGCCAAATATTCATCACCACCGAGGATGGTCAGG GGTATCCGGTGTCGGTGAGCAATGTGATCTCGGTGCCCGTCTCCATGTACCAGTCCGTGATGGCCAACATGCAGCAGATAACGAACAGTGACGGCACCGTGTGCCTGGCGCCCATGCAGGTAGATACCAGTGGCACACGTAGTACAACGGCAGCCGggggcggtggcggtggcgccAACTTTGCTGGCGTCCAGTGTTACTCGCTGATTAGTGCCGGAACGGCGGTGGGTCGTCGTGGTGGCGGTGCGACATTGGTGGGCCAGCCGGCCACCTTACAGGCGGCATCCGGTGGCAGGTACTACCTGGCGGCCACCACCACTAgctccaccaccgccgccgctaCCAGCAGTAGTGGGAGCAGCTTCGGCGGCCAccagaacaacaacaatagtgtGCTAGCGAATAACAATAATAGCATTAAGATGCCACTGCCCATTGTCCTAGCCACGCCGGCAGTGGGTCAGGTGGCCAGCACCAGGTCCACCAGAAGGGGAGGGAATCCAGGAGAGGTAGCAGTATCACCAGGCAGTGTATCTGTAGCTCAGAGGCGTAGAAAGCCAGGTGGAGGTGGCAGTGGTGGTTCTCTGAAAACAAAAAGTACAAAATCCATTGAGGGCACCACCAACACCACCTCCTCGGCGGCCATTAGGTGTGTGGACAGTGCCAGTTTGACGAACTTTCACTTGCAGCTGCCTGCCAAGACCATCAAACTGGAGCACTTGGAGTAG
- the ewg gene encoding DNA-binding protein Ewg isoform X4, which translates to MLDEDIQSLGSEDDDDDLISSDGSLYEGDLGPLPVNDDVAHQLAAAGPVGVAAAAAIASSKKRKRPHCFETNPSVRKRQQNRLLRKLRGIIYEFTGRVGKQAVVLVATPGKPNTSYKVFGAKPLEDVLRNLKNIVMDELDNALAQQAPPPPQDDPSLFELPGLVIDGIPTPVEKMTQAQLRAFIPLMLKYSTGRGKPGWGRESTRPPWWPKELPWANVRMDARSEDDKQKISWTHALRKIVINCYKYHGREDLLPTFADDEDKVNALISQSGDEDEDMELSNPPTIHTVTTMTPPTGNSNQPQQVNVVKINSAGTVITTHTAQSNTPAPTIIQSTNNQHVTTTATLPASTKIEICQAPASQQQQQSQQQQQQHHHHHQQQQSQHHQTTGLPSTVHIQPVSGGQPQTIQLTTASGTATATAVPTTAAAYTTQTVLSQNADGTVSLIQVDPNNPIITLPDGTTAQVQGVATLHQGEGGATIQTVQSLTDVNGHENMTVDLTETQDGQIFITTEDGQGYPVSVSNVISVPVSMYQSVMANMQQITNSDGTVCLAPMQVDTSGTRSTTAAGGGGGGANFAGVQCYSLISAGTAVGRRGGGATLVGQPATLQAASGGRYYLAATTTSSTTAAATSSSGSSFGGHQNNNNSVLANNNNSIKMPLPIVLATPAVGQVASTRSTRRGGNPGEVAVSPGSVSVAQRRRKPGGGGSGGSLKTKSTKSIEGTTNTTSSAAIRCVDSASLTNFHLQLPAKTIKLEHLE; encoded by the exons ATGCTGGACGAGGACATCCAGTCGCTGGGCTCcgaggacgacgacgatgatcTGATCAGCAGCGACGGCAGCCTGTACGAGGGCGATCTTGGGCCCCTGCCCGTCAACGATGATGTGGCCCATCAGCTGGCAGCCGCCGGGCCGGTGGGAGtggccgctgctgccgccatCGCCAGTTCGAAGAAACGGAAGCGTCCGCACTGTTTCGAGACGAATCCCTCGGTGCGGAAGCGGCAACAGAATCGCCTGCTGCGGAAGCTGAGAGGCATTATCTACGAGTTCACCGGGCGGGTGGGCAAGCAggcggtggtgctggtggCCACGCCGGGCAAGCCCAACACCAGTTACAAGGTGTTCGGGGCCAAGCCGCTGGAGGATGTGCTGCGCAATCTGAAGAACATTGTGATGGACGAGCTGGACAATGCCCTGGCCCAGCAGGCGCCACCACCGCCCCAGGACGATCCGTCGCTGTTCGAGCTGCCCGGTCTGGTGATCGATGGCATACCCACGCCCGTGGAGAAGATGACCCAGGCCCAGTTGCGGGCCTTCATTCCGCTGATGCTCAAGTACTCCACCGGACGGGGCAAGCCCGGTTGGGGCAGGGAATCGACCCGGCCGCCATGGTGGCCCAAGGAACTGCCCTGGGCCAATGTCAGGATGGATGCCCGTTCGGAGGACGACAAACAGAAG ATCAGCTGGACCCATGCCCTGAGGAAGATCGTGATCAACTGCTACAAGTACCATGGCCGGGAGGATCTGCTGCcgacgttcgccgatgatgaGGACAAGGTGAACGCACTGATCTCGCAATCGGgtgacgaggacgaggacatGGAGCTCTCCAATCCCCCGACCATACACACGGTCACCACCATGACACCACCCACGGGCAACAGCAAT CAACCGCAACAGGTGAACGTCGTTAAGATCAACAGCGCCGGCACAGTGATCACCACGCACACGGCCCAAAGCAACACGCCAGCGCCGACGATTATTCAGAGTACCAATAACCAGCACGTGACCACGACGGCCACGCTGCCCGCCTCCACAAAGATCGAGATCTGCCAGGCGCCCGCCtcccaacaacagcaacagtcccagcaacagcagcagcagcatcatcatcaccatcagcagcaacagagcCAACACCATCAGACCACCGGACTGCCCAGCACGGTGCACATCCAGCCGGTGAGCGGCGGCCAGCCGCAGACCATCCAGCTGACCACCGCCAGTGGCACGGCCACAGCGACAGCGGTGCCGACAACAGCCGCAGCT tatACCACGCAGACGGTTCTATCGCAGAATGCTGATGGCACTGTGTCCCTGATTCAGGTGGATCCCAATAATCCCATCATAACCCTGCCGGATGGTACCACTGCTCAGGTTCAGGGTGTAGCAACG CTCCACCAAGGCGAAGGCGGTGCCACCATCCAGACAGTCCAGAGTCTCACGGACGTCAATGGCCATGAGAACATGACCGTGGATCTCACCGAGACGCAAGATGGCCAAATATTCATCACCACCGAGGATGGTCAGG GGTATCCGGTGTCGGTGAGCAATGTGATCTCGGTGCCCGTCTCCATGTACCAGTCCGTGATGGCCAACATGCAGCAGATAACGAACAGTGACGGCACCGTGTGCCTGGCGCCCATGCAGGTAGATACCAGTGGCACACGTAGTACAACGGCAGCCGggggcggtggcggtggcgccAACTTTGCTGGCGTCCAGTGTTACTCGCTGATTAGTGCCGGAACGGCGGTGGGTCGTCGTGGTGGCGGTGCGACATTGGTGGGCCAGCCGGCCACCTTACAGGCGGCATCCGGTGGCAGGTACTACCTGGCGGCCACCACCACTAgctccaccaccgccgccgctaCCAGCAGTAGTGGGAGCAGCTTCGGCGGCCAccagaacaacaacaatagtgtGCTAGCGAATAACAATAATAGCATTAAGATGCCACTGCCCATTGTCCTAGCCACGCCGGCAGTGGGTCAGGTGGCCAGCACCAGGTCCACCAGAAGGGGAGGGAATCCAGGAGAGGTAGCAGTATCACCAGGCAGTGTATCTGTAGCTCAGAGGCGTAGAAAGCCAGGTGGAGGTGGCAGTGGTGGTTCTCTGAAAACAAAAAGTACAAAATCCATTGAGGGCACCACCAACACCACCTCCTCGGCGGCCATTAGGTGTGTGGACAGTGCCAGTTTGACGAACTTTCACTTGCAGCTGCCTGCCAAGACCATCAAACTGGAGCACTTGGAGTAG
- the ewg gene encoding DNA-binding protein Ewg isoform X6, with the protein MLDEDIQSLGSEDDDDDLISSDGSLYEGDLGPLPVNDDVAHQLAAAGPVGVAAAAAIASSKKRKRPHCFETNPSVRKRQQNRLLRKLRGIIYEFTGRVGKQAVVLVATPGKPNTSYKVFGAKPLEDVLRNLKNIVMDELDNALAQQAPPPPQDDPSLFELPGLVIDGIPTPVEKMTQAQLRAFIPLMLKYSTGRGKPGWGRESTRPPWWPKELPWANVRMDARSEDDKQKISWTHALRKIVINCYKYHGREDLLPTFADDEDKVNALISQSGDEDEDMELSNPPTIHTVTTMTPPTGNSNQPQQVNVVKINSAGTVITTHTAQSNTPAPTIIQSTNNQHVTTTATLPASTKIEICQAPASQQQQQSQQQQQQHHHHHQQQQSQHHQTTGLPSTVHIQPVSGGQPQTIQLTTASGTATATAVPTTAAAVSAAAAAAAAAQSNAAQTVTAQQIANAQVCIEPITLSDVDLIIVRMRLHAIELLVIFIIICIRTHKQSNKHTIIRTCKYNNRHNLQIYSTLYSVESTHEKHKSLFFV; encoded by the exons ATGCTGGACGAGGACATCCAGTCGCTGGGCTCcgaggacgacgacgatgatcTGATCAGCAGCGACGGCAGCCTGTACGAGGGCGATCTTGGGCCCCTGCCCGTCAACGATGATGTGGCCCATCAGCTGGCAGCCGCCGGGCCGGTGGGAGtggccgctgctgccgccatCGCCAGTTCGAAGAAACGGAAGCGTCCGCACTGTTTCGAGACGAATCCCTCGGTGCGGAAGCGGCAACAGAATCGCCTGCTGCGGAAGCTGAGAGGCATTATCTACGAGTTCACCGGGCGGGTGGGCAAGCAggcggtggtgctggtggCCACGCCGGGCAAGCCCAACACCAGTTACAAGGTGTTCGGGGCCAAGCCGCTGGAGGATGTGCTGCGCAATCTGAAGAACATTGTGATGGACGAGCTGGACAATGCCCTGGCCCAGCAGGCGCCACCACCGCCCCAGGACGATCCGTCGCTGTTCGAGCTGCCCGGTCTGGTGATCGATGGCATACCCACGCCCGTGGAGAAGATGACCCAGGCCCAGTTGCGGGCCTTCATTCCGCTGATGCTCAAGTACTCCACCGGACGGGGCAAGCCCGGTTGGGGCAGGGAATCGACCCGGCCGCCATGGTGGCCCAAGGAACTGCCCTGGGCCAATGTCAGGATGGATGCCCGTTCGGAGGACGACAAACAGAAG ATCAGCTGGACCCATGCCCTGAGGAAGATCGTGATCAACTGCTACAAGTACCATGGCCGGGAGGATCTGCTGCcgacgttcgccgatgatgaGGACAAGGTGAACGCACTGATCTCGCAATCGGgtgacgaggacgaggacatGGAGCTCTCCAATCCCCCGACCATACACACGGTCACCACCATGACACCACCCACGGGCAACAGCAAT CAACCGCAACAGGTGAACGTCGTTAAGATCAACAGCGCCGGCACAGTGATCACCACGCACACGGCCCAAAGCAACACGCCAGCGCCGACGATTATTCAGAGTACCAATAACCAGCACGTGACCACGACGGCCACGCTGCCCGCCTCCACAAAGATCGAGATCTGCCAGGCGCCCGCCtcccaacaacagcaacagtcccagcaacagcagcagcagcatcatcatcaccatcagcagcaacagagcCAACACCATCAGACCACCGGACTGCCCAGCACGGTGCACATCCAGCCGGTGAGCGGCGGCCAGCCGCAGACCATCCAGCTGACCACCGCCAGTGGCACGGCCACAGCGACAGCGGTGCCGACAACAGCCGCAGCTGTAAGTGCCGCTGCTGCCGCGGCAGCGGCCGCCCAATCGAATGCCGCCCAAACGGTCACTGCCCAGCAGATCGCCAATGCCCAAGTCTGCATCGAGCCCATAACGCTGAGCGACGTTGAT CTGATTATTGTGCGAATGCGTTTGCACGCCATCGAGTTATTGGTTATTTTCATCATTATTTGCATCCGAACTCACAAACAATCGAACAAACACACAATTATTCGCACATGTAAATACAACAACCGACACAACCTCCAAATCTACTCTACTCTCTACAGTGTAGAGTCTACACACGAAAAACAcaaatcattattttttgtttaa